TCATCGCGAAACCTTCAGAAATTCCGCTGCCCACACCCCAGCACCGTTCGTCGTTGGCTCCGCAAATTTGAAGCCGGTGACTTCAAAGCCATGGCTCTCTGCCCGCCGGCACACAAACGCATCATCTGGAACCGGTGAAAGCCGCGCTGGAAAAGCACCAGTCCCGCCTGGAACCAAAACCCAAAAGGAAAAGGAAACCGATCATGACCGAACTCAACAGCACTCAGAACACCCCTTCAGTACCGGGCGCCGAAAGTCGAATCCGCTTCGCACCTGACACAAGAATTACGATCAAGGGTGTTTCTTATACCCAGGTCTTTTCCGACGAAGAAGCGTGCGTGTTGCGCCGCCTTGATACTCCGGAAGTCCATGAGAAGTTCACTTTTGTTGAACTTCTCGACCTTGTTGCACATGGCCTCCTTACTGAAGAACCGGGAGCATTTTCACCGACCGTGGCACGCCTCAAAGTTGGACCAAACATCAAACTTTCAGATCTGAAACCGGAGGTCGCCGAACTGGTCAGGTTCCGCCAGTTCATCTGCGACGAGTTTCTCAAGATGGAGACAGAGGGACAAACCTCGCGCAGCGACGCAGCAATGGAGCAAACGATCAAAGTCCTTTTTGGACAGTGGTTCACCATGCTTGTGCAACGGGCGCCAGGCGCCCGGTTTAGTAGTCAGCAGACACAGGGAACCTTCAAAATCCCAAAGCCCAGCACCGTGCGCCGTTGGCTTCAGAAGTACGAAGCCGCAGACTTCAATGTGATGGCGCTATGTCCCTTGAAGCACAAATGTGGCAACCGGACGGACCGCCTTCACCCCGACGTTAGGGACCTCCTTCGCAGCAGTGCGAGGGAATATGCCAGCCTCCTGAAACCGACGATGGCGAAGGTCTATGAAGACTTCGTCGAACATTTCGACGCGTTGAACGAAGCACGCGCCCAAAAAGGGTTGCCAGCCCTTCCCAAGCCAAGCATCAGGGCCATGCGCACGGAGATTCGCAATCTCGCCCCTTATCACGTCGATGCCGGTCGAAATGGTGAGGCCTTCGCGGCGAAAAAATATGCGTATATCCAGGGAAAGAACAATCCTGAGTGGCCCCTGCAAGTGGTCGAAATGGACGAGTGGAAGGTCTCTCTCCAGACCCTCTTGAAGGGCATCGGCAGCTGGGAAAAACTCGGACTTTCGACCCGTGAGGATCTCAAGAAGGACCTCGGACGCATGCAGCTTTCAGCCGCAATTGACGTCCGGACAAAGTGCATTCTGGCAATGCAGCTGGCGCCCACGGCGACGACCGACCTCGCAATTTCAACCTTGAAAATGGCGATGTCCGACAAGGATGATTTCGCCAAAGCTGCCGGTTGCGAAACACCCTGGGACATGGCAGGTCGCATCCAGACGGTAAGGGTGGACAATGGACCGGCTTATACCGCCGGTGCATTTAGCACTGCCGCAATCGATGCCGGTATTGCCGTCGACTACACCGTTGCCGGTGCACCGTATCTGCGTGGATCCATCGAGCGTGTGTTCAGCACCATCCATACCAAACTGATCTCAGGATTTGACGGACGCACTTTCAGCAACGTTGTCGAGAAAGGTGACTACGACGCAGGTGCGCGCGCATCTCTTACGATCGAAGAACTCGCCCGGGCGCTCGTCCGCTGGGTGGTTGATGTCTACCACAACACGCCGCACGAAGGTTTGGGTGGACAAACGCCGCGAAATTGCTGGCTTTCCCTGCGGAAAAAGGTCGGCGTTCCGCTCGCACCAAACGAAGATGCTATGCGCGCATGCTTCGGGATTACCGTTGAACGCCGCCTTCGGAGTGAAGGGATCCAGCTTTACTCCAACAAGTACCAGTCCACCGAGCTTCAGAGCGTCCGTCGGGAACATCGAACCGGACAACTGAGAGTACGCTTCGATCCGGACGATATCGGGCACATCTCCGTAGATACGCCTAAGGGTTGGCTCAAGGTTCCTTGCACGACGAAAGAGATGCACGGAACGTCCCTCGAAGCGCATGTCGCCAGTCGGCAACGTCTGTTGGCACAGTATGGAGAAGAGGCTGCCCAGTCAGAAGCGCTCGTCAAGAAGGCACTCGCGGATCTTCGCCGGCTCTCGGACGAGAGCCGCAAGAACCGGAGCATTGCCTCCCCAGTCTTCACGGCTGACAACCTCGCCAAACTTGACGCCCATTTTTCAGACGACCGTCTGAGGGTCGATGAAGACTTCGAGGGCGACATTCTTGGGCTCGATGAACCCAATGAAACTGCCCAGACCAAACACGATCCAGACAGCCCAATTACCCACATCCAGGACGCTCCGCCGTTCCTGGGCGACGACGATGACGATGACTACATTTTGGAGGACTAACATGACATCTTCGAATTACCATACCCCCGCCCCTGAAGCACAATCGCCTGGCCCGAATGCGCCTGGCCGACGGCAGAGGTCGGCTGAGATCACGAAGCTTGAGGCAGAACTTCAGCACACCTATTTCCCTCAGAAAAGTGACGAAGACCTTCTCGACAGGCTGAACGACCTTCTCGACACCTTTGAAAATTACACCGACGCTGTCGAAACAATGGGATTGAGCCATGTGGGGAGATTGAAAGAAGGCCGCGCGCTCGCCATCGTCGGCGCATCCGGTGTTGGCAAATCAAGATCCCTTGAACGCGCCTTTGAATCTCTCGGAATGAATGATCGCAAAAGCCCGTTTCGGATTATTTCGATCAAAGCGCCATCCCCGTGCACACTGAAGCAACTGGGTACCTCTGTCCTTCAAGCGCTAGGCTATCCGGTTCGACGTGAACTGCGGGAAAATGTTGTTTGGCGCAAGGTGCGAGACCAGCTCAAGCTCCACGGCATTCGCTTCCTGCATCTTGATGAGCTGCAACACCTCACCCAGCTTGAGAACCCCAGCGATTCCATCAAGGTCTGTGACACCTTGAAGGGGCTCATGCAAGACGAAGATTGGCCGGTTTGGTTGGTTTTGTCCGGAATGCCCAACCTGGCGGCCGTGATTGAAAGCGACTTTCAATTGCGCCGTCGCTGCACATTTGTCCGTCTTGATCTGATGACACCGTGCGCAAATGATCTCCAGACAGTCCAGCGGATCATCAAAAACTATTGCAAGAAGGCGAAACTTGAACACCAGAATCTTCCGATGAACGAACTTTGCAGTCGCCTCATGCACGGAGCAGAGGGAAGAACCGGATATCTGATTGAAATCGTCCAGGACGCGCTTTGCAAGGCGTTGAAAGCTCGACGAAACATGCCCCTCATGGGCGACTTCGAGCTTACTTTTGAGGCCAGAACCGGCTGTCGCCCCGAACACAATGTTTTTGCCGAAGACGTCGAATGGCAGAATATTGACGTCCGAAACACTCTTTTCCCCGAAGACAAAGAAGAGGACGAAGTACCGCAGCCGAAAAAACGCCGTCTCAAGATCGTTCGGGGGGCCTGAGCATGGAACTGGACCCCGTCTACATTCCCTGTATCTATCCGGACGAAACCGTCGCCAGCTACGTGTCACGCGTAGCAAGTAAGGCCGGCTGCACTGCCCGGGAGTTTTGTCTCGACATGGAGATGAGTTTCCAGGCTCTTTGCGATGGCAAACCGGAAGCGCTCACCCGTTTCTCTAAACTTGTCGGTTTCGAAGGCGACCGCTTCCCGGCAGCAATCTTCAAACGCACCGGCGACTGTCGGTTCGAATTTAAGCAAGAACCGTTTTCCAGAAATTCGCTGCGTCGAGCGACAGTGAGGGTCTGTCCTCATTGCATTCAGGAAGACCTCGAGCGAGACGTTGACCATAAAGAGGTCAGGACATACGGGCGTTGGTCTTGGAACATCGCCTCCATTCGGACCTGCTCGAAACACAAAACGCCCTTGGTCGTGGCTGCGCACGAGGACCATCCGCAGAAGGTGCATGATTTTTCGCCGCTCCTCCAACCGTTCGTGGAGGACATCAACCGACACGTTCTCGCTGCACAGTTCCGTGAACCTTCAAGCCTCGAGATCTACCTGGAAAAACGGATCAGCGGAGATCAGCCCGAGAACTTGCTGTCATCCCTTCACCCTCACGCTTATGCCGCTGCCCGGGCCTGCGAAATCATCGGCGCGACAAAACTTTATGGCGCAAGAGTCGTCGCAGAGAGTTTGTCTGAAGACCAGTGGTACGCAGCAGGTCAGGTAGGCTTTGACATCGCCATTCAAGGGGTAGATGGAATTCGCCACTACCTCGATCATTTGCAACATAAGTTTGCAAGCAAAAACCAAAACTGGGGCCCAAGACAAATCTACGGCCGATTGTACGAATGGCTTGCTCACGAAACTGAAGACACGGCTTATGACGATCTCAGGACGACAATCACCGAGCATGCATTTGAAACGCTGCCCATGGGGCCAAACGACGAGATCTTCGGTCGGCGCCCGGCAAAACGTATCGTGCATTCCGTTCATTCCGCTCATCAGGAAACCGGTGCTCATCCAAAACGACTGAAAAAAATTCTCCACGCGGTCGGGCTCATCGACCAAAGCCAACTCGGAAAGACCGACGAACGCATTCTTTTCAATGCTGACGACGCAAAGTTCTATCTCGACCGTGTCGAACAGAGCATGTCGATGAACCAGGTCAGGGCCTACATTAATGCGCCGCGGCCCGTCGATAGGTTGCTATTCGAAGCAGGCATTCTGAAGCCATGGCTTACCGGCGGAACAGTTATCTTCAAGGATCATGCTTTCGCGAAGTGCGACATGGATGAGTTCCTTTCGGATCTTACAACAGACACAAAACCTGTGACGAACGACGAGACTAACTTGGTTCCAATTCTCAAGGCGCAAAAATTGGCCAACTGCTCAACCTTGAAAGTGGTGCAACTGATCCTGGAACATCGCCTTCGTACGCTCCGTACTGATCCTAACGAAACGGGCTTTCTCTCCATTCTTGTCGATCCTGAGGAAGTGAAATCGCTCGTCCGGGGCAAAGACCATGGTGGGTATTCTCTGCGGGAGGTCGAAAAGAAACTGAAAACCTCAACCAAAGTGGTCAAAGCACTCGTCCAACGAGGTTGCCTGGAAGCCGAAACGGCCATCAATCCGGTCAACCGGTGTCCGCAAACCATCGTGAAGCGCGAAATCTTGGACGCTTTCATGAATAAGTTTGAGACCGCAAGTTCGCTGTCACGACGATTGGGTATCCACCTCCAGACGCTGATGAAGCATCTCCGGTGTTCGGGGATCGAACCAGCGTTCGCCGTTGAGGACGTTCACGCGACAATCTACGATCGAGAAATCGCGTCAAAGAAAGCGCAGGAGTTTACCAGACATGACCAACAAGAAGAGTCCTGACAAGCTCACGAATGTCGACGTCAGTTCGACCCCGGCCCTTCGGAACAGGTCCTCTGCTGAGTCTTCCGGTGCCACGAACCTCTGGCTCGATGAATTCACCGAACGGATGACACATCCAGGGCCAAAAGAAGAAGAGTTCTTTGAGCGCCGCCGGCAGCTCAACTTGGGCGCAGGCATCGATGAAAATGGAAACTTGGTAACATCAGGTTCAAAGCCCAAAGAATGAGCGGACCATACTGACGGAAACGCCCCGCGGCAGCCGAAGTTTGTATGCCTGGCAGGTTCGAACTTCAGTCGCCATCACCCTGATTTAGATACTCAGCGCTGCGGAAATTTCCGATCCTCGTTCGCATCAACATCTGGTTGGAATGCGCCTCCCTTTCGGGAGGTATTTTTTTGCCTGACGTCAGCTTTCCAAGCGTTTCTACCGAAATTGAGCAACACTTAGCTTTCATTTGAGTACTTCTTTGACCGAATTCCCGGATTGACTGAGCCAAACTGAGAAATAAAATTGTTTATTTTCAATACCTTACATATTCCGTGCGCCATACTATGCTTACCAGCACAACCGCCAAGGCCGGCCAAACACCGGCCACAGCGCGGCTTCCGGCGCCCAGATGAAAAAGACCCGCCCATCGGCAACGATCGGGCGGGTTTTTGCTTTGCAAGGCGGAGAATGCCGGTCGCGGGCGTCGGTAGGTAGGCGTTTGTTTCTGCAACGTGCAGATCATTTTCAACGGAGTTAGACACGAAATAGACGCCGCGAATTCAGCTGACCCGGACTGATGTCAATCGCAGGGGAGTATCATTGGCGGTCACTTCCCAGGGATTTGCATTCAAGAGAAACGGTCATGTCCTGATGTGGTCCAGGGCGACCGCTCCGGCCGTTCACGAACAAGCCTCACCTGGGCGGCGATCGGCCGCCTGATGCGGTATGAACGACTATCCGAACTTTGGCCGAAGGCGGCATCTAAGGGCCGTCACGATCTCTCGCCTCGCCAATCATCGGGAACAGGAAAAGAGGTTCACCACGGCAGGTACCACTGCTGTGTCACCTTCTTTGAACTCTTCAAAGGCGACCGTTACCGCGCTTTCAATTGCGGCTGCGTCGGCTTCCGACCCGTTATGGGCCTTCATGATGCGCGCGGCCGGACCCACCTTGCTTGCGGCCCGCGCAGCGCTGGCAATGCCGCCCGGAGGCGTGAGCGCGATGTCCAGTTCGTGCGCTTCGATATTGGACACACCAGCCCGGGCCAACAGATCGGTGACACGCTTAAGGTCCTGAAAGGCTGTCGGACCCGGCTTATCCGGGTCTGCCTTTGCCAGCGCCCCCAGCCTTTTCTCGGCCGCTTGTTCCGGGATCGCGAACCAGGGGTTCTTTGCCACGGAAGCCCAGCAGACGAAGATCATTCTGCCGTTGCCAGTCAGGGCATTCGAAAGGTTCTTCAGGGCTGCGACCGTGTCGGAAAAGAAACTCATACCCAGTCGCGAGACAAGCAGGTCGAAAGGCCGGGCTGAAAAGTCATGGGTTTGTGCATCTGCCAAAAGAAAAGATGCGTTGGCAACGCCTTCCGTTTTCGCCCGGTTGGCAGCGCGTTTCAGAAGCGGATCGGAGATATCGACGCCAAGAACGTGCCCGCCCGGAGCGCGCCGGGCGGCTTGAAGTGTGCTTGCTCCGGTACCACAGCCGATATCGAGGATGCAGTCCGTTGATGCAATGCAGGCAGCATCGAGCATCTTGTCCAGCATCCCGGCCATCGCGGTATCCAGAGCATGTTCGTGTTCAATCCATTTCAGACCTGCAGGAGATGCCCAATACTCAGCCTGCACCTTGTTTGCATCCATCAATTGCCACCCTGTTTCGGTCAGCCTAACAGGCATTTGCCACGCCGGAAACGATCAGGCGGCCATGTCTCGAAGGCAACCACAATCAGTCGATTTCAATGATGATGCCCGTATGGACCACGTGGGCATCCGCCCAACGGTTATACGGCACCGGGGGTTCATTGAAGAACGCGGCCATCACCGCCTGGCCCTCGCCACTGTTGTTTGGCTGGCTCGGGAACCACGGTATCCAGTCGGCGGGTTCACCGGTCACCCAGCCCCAGCCGCCATCGGGTTCGCGCGCGCCCTCCGTTTGTTGCAAACCGAAGGTCGGACCAACATAGGAATTGTCGCCATGGTCGCGCCAGAACCTCTTGTCGTCCTTGACCAGACGAAAAACGAAGTCGTTTTCTTCCGGTGTCGTGAGCGTCGCCAGATGTCCCCCGCTTCGCTTGGCAAGCGCATTCGCCCCATCGATCCTCGCACAGCACCATGTCAGTACGCCGATAAACAGTCGATCTTCGAAAAAGCCGTACACAAACTCCTTGCCTGTAAGCGCGGTTGCCGCTTTCAAAAGCCGTGGATCCGTCTCGAGAAGGGCCAGCGTTTTCGGGTCATAACGGCGTGCGTTGCTGGAGGACACGATCGGGACTGAACTGGTTTCAGCCGCAATCAGTTCGATTTGCAGCGCCTCTGCCGTCCCTGCGGTTACCACACCGGTTGACGGCAGCCCGGCCGCCGCCTGGAAATCAGCAATCGCCCGGCGCGTCCGCGTCCCGATCACGCTGTCCTCAGGACCTGCGTCGTAGCCGCGCGCGTTCAATGCCGCCTGCACCGCCTGGGCGTCTGCCTTCGACAGACCAAGCGACTGCTCGGCCGAGGCCGCCGCTTCGCGCGCGACAGTGATCTGACCGCTCTCGGCAACGACGCTCCCCGGCGCGCCTGCAAGTGCTGCGGCCGTCAGTTCCTCGCGCGCAGTCAGCGCCAGATCGCGCATCGAACCTGCCGGAAACCGCTTCAGGTAGATGTCCCAGGCCCGCTCGGTGTTGATCGCCAGCGCCGCCTCGAAGATCGCCTCCTCCTGCGCCGCGGCGATGGCTGCGCCCTCACCTCCTGCGGCAAGGTTCAGATACACCTCAAGTGCCAGGTCGTTCGTCACCGTCGGAACCTGTTTGTCCTCGGTGTCGGCCTTGACGTCGCGGATTACACGCTTCATCAGCGTCAGGATCTCGACATTCTCGGTCGGCAGGTGCTTCGCCAGTGCCGCCGTGAAAGGCGAGTTCCCCGCAGCACCATCATAGGCGACCTGCCCGGGCGAGGCCGCGAACATCAGCATCGAGCCCTGGAAGCGCCCCGCCATCGGCGCGAGACCCCGCGTCGCAAGCGCCCGCGTCGGTGAAAAGTTCTGGGTATAGAACTCGGTGGCCAGCGGATTGTCCCGGCAGGCGTCAATGAAGACCAGGGCAGCGCGTGCTCTTTCCTCGAGCATCTGCACGATCCGGTTGAGCGGCAGCGCCTCGCTCTGCACGTCGAAGGCACTCCGCAACGCAGCATCCACGCCCAACAGGAAGTTCTGTCCCTCGAACTGCATACCGTGGCCGGCGTAGTAAAAGAGAGTTACGTCCGCACCCTCGGTCCGGTCGAGGAAGGCCGAGAACTCGGATGCCAGTCCTGCCCGCGTCAGGTCGGTCGCCAGGGTGACTTCGAAGCCCAGTCCTTCGAGCGTCTCAGCCACGAGGCGTGCGTCGTTGACCGGATTGGCGAGCGGCCCCGCGTTGGCGTAGTCCGCGTTGCCGACGATGAACGCCGTGCGTTTCTCTGCAAGGGCAGGAAACGCTCCCAGCAACAACACAAAGGCAAAAACATGAAATCGAAACATTGGAACCCTACCGGCAATTTATCCGTTCAGAACAATTCACTTGATATGAATACCTAACGCTGCGGCAAGCGACAAGCTTCTGGCCATCAACCGCTGGCGTGTCCCACAAGAACAATCGGAACTGACGCGCTGCGATGGCGTGCAGAACTATCGCATACTTTACGCAAAGGAAATTCTGGTAAATTGTCAGCACGGTGTAGTAGTGTTTGAACAAGCGTCTATTGAGCGCCGCACCGTGCTTTACTTTGTAATAATGATTTCAATGTTCTGCGGCCATGAAGGCCGCACTGTCGAGTAGTCAGTTCATTTGGCTGTCAATTGTTCCGAAGGGGGCAAGATGGTATTCGATATTCAAGCCGCGCTGAAACGTATTGCAAGCGTATTCGGCCAAACCGATGAGCAAGCCCCTGCCCCAACCGGTGATGACGGCCTCCTGCCGGGTCAGATTGCCGGAGCGCTGCAGCCGCAGCCCTACGCCAGTGTGACGGAGTGGCCGGAGGATGTCCTAGCAACGATCCGGTATCGCCAGTCCACGAGCTATCGTGAAGTATCGCGGGCGCTCGGGATCAAGGGCGGTGCAGCAGCCGCGTTCGAGCATCTCCGGGAAACGCCGCGACCGGGCCTGACACCGGAGCAGTTTCGCGACTATATGGGCTGGCAATCGCTCTTTTCCGACGAAGAGCTTGAAGCCGCCAAGCAGACAATTGCCGATTCTGATGCAGCCGAGCCCGAGCTGCCGCAATTCGACCTGGAAGATGACCTTGTTCGGCAGCGCTGGTTCCGAATCCAGAACGTGCTGGAAGAACAGGCGTTGCGTCATGTCGGCCAGCCGCTGCATATGCTGCCCTATATCGCCACCCTCCCGGAGGGAGACATCAACGCGCGTGTCGTCCCGACATTGGACGGCGACAACTATGTCATTTTCTACGACCACGGCATGATGCGCTATCTCCGCGACTTCGCCGCGCTGGCATGTTGGGTGGCGCCGCCGATCGATCCCGTCGCCCTGTTGGATGACCGGGCGATCGCGCAACTGCCCCGCTCCCATACCTTGCCACCCGGCACGATCGACGTGTGCCTCAACACCCTGCGGCGCTACATCTATGAAGGAACGCCTGAAGCCGACGCGCCCTACGTGTCCCCGCCGGAATGGAACAGGCATCTGTTTGTGCCTGTTTTCCAGAACATGCTGAGTTTTGTCGTGGCCCACGAGCAAGGACACGTGCGCCTCGGACACTTCGCGACGAACCGTTTCGGTCCGGTGCCCGAAGGAGAGGCAGATGGTAACGCGGCCTTCCTGATTTCCTATCAATCCATGCTTGGCGGCCAGTCGTGGTCGGTTCCGTTCTGGTGTGCCGACTTGGCCCTCATCGCCTTCCGCATGCTGGATCATGCCTTGTGCGTGCTGGAACACGGGAAGACCGGTCTGCCCTGGAAAGATGAGATATACCCCGCGCCGGAAGAGCGCCGCACAAGCCTGACGAACTACGTACCCGACGATATCCCGGACATATCGAGATTGGCGACCGGCAGCCTCATCGGCATGAACAATTCTCTTTTTGCCATGGTTGAGGAGCAGGTCACCCTGTTTCTCGTCAGTGACTACACGAAGGGGCTGCGGCCGTCTCCGCTGTGGAACGGGCGCGTTCGCCGGACATGGGGCCGCGCTGCGCAAACGCCGTAGCAACGTCTAAAGCACGTCATTCGATCAGGAGGATGGAAACAACATGGATACGATGACGACCGTTGAAATCGACGTGGAGTTCACGCCCGATTCGCCGGAGGAACAGGCGAGTATCGAGAGCGCCGTCAGGGAGGCGGCGGAAGGCGACAGCTTCAAGGCCGGCAAGGGACTTGGTGCCAGCGGTTTCGAGCTGACGATCCTGGCAATCCTCGGCATCCGCGCTCTCGTCGACCTCGTCATGCTCATTCGCCGGGAATGGCGCACGGGCGTCATCGTCGATTTCGAGGGCGAGAAAGTGCGTGTCACGAAAGATCCGGACCTGCCTAGAGGCGAAGTCATCATTTTCCACAAGGACGGCACCAAGGTGACGCGAAAACAAAACGAGATTGACGGGCTCGGCGATCTGATCGCCGCCGCCGCCAAGGTGTCTTCCAAATAGCGGCAGACATGAGCGGCGGCGACGCAGACCCCGGGCTTAGCCGAAACGCTGTTCCATCTCGCGGCGGATCCTGACGGCATCGGCGGTCTCGTCGATGTCAACGTCGTCCCAGGTCACGATCTGACCTGCGGGAATGCTGTTTTTCAGTTTGACGCCGTGAGCAAGGCCGATCGGCAGTGCACCGCGTCCAAGCGAGGTTTTCGCCGGCAACAGCTTGCCCCAGACGGTTGACCCGCCTTCGCCGTCCAGTCTGTCGCCGGTTGAAAGGTCGCGTTTCGCCGTCGCGGCGACATCGGCGTCGAAGGACAGCGTCGAGCCGGTCGGCTTGCCGAGCAATGCGGCAGACAGGATGGAAACGTTCAACTCGAGCCCGATCAGGTGAAAGGGCTTGTACATCGCCGAGTAGCGTCCGGAGGCATCCGTATTCATGCCGTATTGCCGGAAACAGGCGGCGGCGTAAGGGTTCGGCGCTTCGATGACCACATAGACGCCCCAGCGAAGATCCCGGAAAACCGGACGGCCATCCCGCTCCAGGGAAGACACGACTTCCACCATGCCTTTTCCGGCCAGTTGACCGCCATCTTCAACGGGGTGCAGAACATGCGCCAGATCATCCATACCGGCAGGCGGAAACAGCAGCCCGTCCGGCGGCGGCGTCAGACCCGTCGCATTGGCAATCGCAGCCATTTCCAGCGCGGACTTGGTGCCATCGAGGAAGCTGTTGAACATCTGCGCGTTCATGCCGGCGTCCGCAGCCTGTT
This region of uncultured Roseibium sp. genomic DNA includes:
- a CDS encoding Mu transposase C-terminal domain-containing protein, coding for MTELNSTQNTPSVPGAESRIRFAPDTRITIKGVSYTQVFSDEEACVLRRLDTPEVHEKFTFVELLDLVAHGLLTEEPGAFSPTVARLKVGPNIKLSDLKPEVAELVRFRQFICDEFLKMETEGQTSRSDAAMEQTIKVLFGQWFTMLVQRAPGARFSSQQTQGTFKIPKPSTVRRWLQKYEAADFNVMALCPLKHKCGNRTDRLHPDVRDLLRSSAREYASLLKPTMAKVYEDFVEHFDALNEARAQKGLPALPKPSIRAMRTEIRNLAPYHVDAGRNGEAFAAKKYAYIQGKNNPEWPLQVVEMDEWKVSLQTLLKGIGSWEKLGLSTREDLKKDLGRMQLSAAIDVRTKCILAMQLAPTATTDLAISTLKMAMSDKDDFAKAAGCETPWDMAGRIQTVRVDNGPAYTAGAFSTAAIDAGIAVDYTVAGAPYLRGSIERVFSTIHTKLISGFDGRTFSNVVEKGDYDAGARASLTIEELARALVRWVVDVYHNTPHEGLGGQTPRNCWLSLRKKVGVPLAPNEDAMRACFGITVERRLRSEGIQLYSNKYQSTELQSVRREHRTGQLRVRFDPDDIGHISVDTPKGWLKVPCTTKEMHGTSLEAHVASRQRLLAQYGEEAAQSEALVKKALADLRRLSDESRKNRSIASPVFTADNLAKLDAHFSDDRLRVDEDFEGDILGLDEPNETAQTKHDPDSPITHIQDAPPFLGDDDDDDYILED
- a CDS encoding ATP-binding protein, which gives rise to MTSSNYHTPAPEAQSPGPNAPGRRQRSAEITKLEAELQHTYFPQKSDEDLLDRLNDLLDTFENYTDAVETMGLSHVGRLKEGRALAIVGASGVGKSRSLERAFESLGMNDRKSPFRIISIKAPSPCTLKQLGTSVLQALGYPVRRELRENVVWRKVRDQLKLHGIRFLHLDELQHLTQLENPSDSIKVCDTLKGLMQDEDWPVWLVLSGMPNLAAVIESDFQLRRRCTFVRLDLMTPCANDLQTVQRIIKNYCKKAKLEHQNLPMNELCSRLMHGAEGRTGYLIEIVQDALCKALKARRNMPLMGDFELTFEARTGCRPEHNVFAEDVEWQNIDVRNTLFPEDKEEDEVPQPKKRRLKIVRGA
- a CDS encoding TniQ family protein, with the translated sequence MELDPVYIPCIYPDETVASYVSRVASKAGCTAREFCLDMEMSFQALCDGKPEALTRFSKLVGFEGDRFPAAIFKRTGDCRFEFKQEPFSRNSLRRATVRVCPHCIQEDLERDVDHKEVRTYGRWSWNIASIRTCSKHKTPLVVAAHEDHPQKVHDFSPLLQPFVEDINRHVLAAQFREPSSLEIYLEKRISGDQPENLLSSLHPHAYAAARACEIIGATKLYGARVVAESLSEDQWYAAGQVGFDIAIQGVDGIRHYLDHLQHKFASKNQNWGPRQIYGRLYEWLAHETEDTAYDDLRTTITEHAFETLPMGPNDEIFGRRPAKRIVHSVHSAHQETGAHPKRLKKILHAVGLIDQSQLGKTDERILFNADDAKFYLDRVEQSMSMNQVRAYINAPRPVDRLLFEAGILKPWLTGGTVIFKDHAFAKCDMDEFLSDLTTDTKPVTNDETNLVPILKAQKLANCSTLKVVQLILEHRLRTLRTDPNETGFLSILVDPEEVKSLVRGKDHGGYSLREVEKKLKTSTKVVKALVQRGCLEAETAINPVNRCPQTIVKREILDAFMNKFETASSLSRRLGIHLQTLMKHLRCSGIEPAFAVEDVHATIYDREIASKKAQEFTRHDQQEES
- a CDS encoding class I SAM-dependent methyltransferase; this encodes MDANKVQAEYWASPAGLKWIEHEHALDTAMAGMLDKMLDAACIASTDCILDIGCGTGASTLQAARRAPGGHVLGVDISDPLLKRAANRAKTEGVANASFLLADAQTHDFSARPFDLLVSRLGMSFFSDTVAALKNLSNALTGNGRMIFVCWASVAKNPWFAIPEQAAEKRLGALAKADPDKPGPTAFQDLKRVTDLLARAGVSNIEAHELDIALTPPGGIASAARAASKVGPAARIMKAHNGSEADAAAIESAVTVAFEEFKEGDTAVVPAVVNLFSCSR
- a CDS encoding caspase family protein encodes the protein MFRFHVFAFVLLLGAFPALAEKRTAFIVGNADYANAGPLANPVNDARLVAETLEGLGFEVTLATDLTRAGLASEFSAFLDRTEGADVTLFYYAGHGMQFEGQNFLLGVDAALRSAFDVQSEALPLNRIVQMLEERARAALVFIDACRDNPLATEFYTQNFSPTRALATRGLAPMAGRFQGSMLMFAASPGQVAYDGAAGNSPFTAALAKHLPTENVEILTLMKRVIRDVKADTEDKQVPTVTNDLALEVYLNLAAGGEGAAIAAAQEEAIFEAALAINTERAWDIYLKRFPAGSMRDLALTAREELTAAALAGAPGSVVAESGQITVAREAAASAEQSLGLSKADAQAVQAALNARGYDAGPEDSVIGTRTRRAIADFQAAAGLPSTGVVTAGTAEALQIELIAAETSSVPIVSSSNARRYDPKTLALLETDPRLLKAATALTGKEFVYGFFEDRLFIGVLTWCCARIDGANALAKRSGGHLATLTTPEENDFVFRLVKDDKRFWRDHGDNSYVGPTFGLQQTEGAREPDGGWGWVTGEPADWIPWFPSQPNNSGEGQAVMAAFFNEPPVPYNRWADAHVVHTGIIIEID
- a CDS encoding Gfo/Idh/MocA family oxidoreductase, translating into MFVYQELLARVAAEQPVRVGLIGAGKFGSMFLSQVPTTPGLTVSAIADLRPDNARKACAEVGWTEDLVGGVDFTDDAIAMMARDDVDVVVEATGNPVAGLVHAREAIRQGRHVVMVNVEADVLAGALLAEEARAAGVVYSMAYGDQPALTCEMVEWARSCGFSVVAAGKGTKYLPSYHACTPDTVWDHYGLTPEQAADAGMNAQMFNSFLDGTKSALEMAAIANATGLTPPPDGLLFPPAGMDDLAHVLHPVEDGGQLAGKGMVEVVSSLERDGRPVFRDLRWGVYVVIEAPNPYAAACFRQYGMNTDASGRYSAMYKPFHLIGLELNVSILSAALLGKPTGSTLSFDADVAATAKRDLSTGDRLDGEGGSTVWGKLLPAKTSLGRGALPIGLAHGVKLKNSIPAGQIVTWDDVDIDETADAVRIRREMEQRFG